A region from the Sandaracinus amylolyticus genome encodes:
- the guaA gene encoding glutamine-hydrolyzing GMP synthase: MDRSLVLILDFGSQYTQLIARRVREQRVYCEIHPCTIPLAQIRAMQPRAVILSGGPSSVFEEGAPSVDRGVFELGVPVLGICYGMQLFCHLLGGGVEKAAEREYGPARIEVRKAEGLLEGFQRGEHVDVWMSHGDRVRSLPPGFETLASTPNAPFAAAGNLSRRIFGVQFHPEVVHTPRGVEMLRAFLFDVAQLPPDWTPGSFVEEAIEKIRNQIGPEAHAICGLSGGVDSSVAAVLVSRAIGDRLTCIFVDNGVLRKNEAAEVVKMFKEQVAIGDHGEGRLNLVHVDASKHFMDALHGVEDPEQKRKIIGRVFIEVFEREAAKVKNATHLVQGTLYPDVIESVSFKGPSATIKTHHNVGGLPERMNLKLCEPLRELFKDEVREVGASLGMPHHVLWRHPFPGPGLAIRCLGEITQEKLDVLREADAIFIEELRASELYEQVWQAFSVILPVRSVGVMGDGRTYENVLALRAVTSKDGMTADWARLPYEFLAKVSSRIINEVRGINRVVYDVSSKPPATIEWE, from the coding sequence ATGGACCGCTCGCTCGTCCTCATCCTCGACTTCGGCTCGCAGTACACCCAGCTCATCGCGCGGCGCGTCCGCGAGCAGCGCGTCTACTGCGAGATCCACCCGTGCACGATCCCGCTCGCGCAGATCCGCGCGATGCAGCCGCGCGCGGTGATCCTGAGCGGCGGGCCGTCGAGCGTGTTCGAGGAAGGCGCGCCGAGCGTCGATCGCGGCGTGTTCGAGCTCGGCGTGCCGGTGCTCGGCATCTGCTACGGGATGCAGCTCTTCTGTCACCTGCTCGGCGGCGGCGTGGAGAAGGCGGCCGAGCGCGAGTACGGCCCGGCGCGCATCGAGGTGCGCAAGGCCGAGGGCCTGCTCGAGGGGTTCCAGCGCGGCGAGCACGTCGACGTGTGGATGAGCCACGGCGATCGCGTGCGCTCGCTTCCGCCCGGCTTCGAGACGCTCGCGAGCACGCCCAACGCGCCCTTCGCGGCGGCGGGCAACCTCTCGCGCCGCATCTTCGGCGTGCAGTTCCACCCCGAGGTCGTGCACACGCCGCGCGGCGTGGAGATGCTGCGCGCGTTCCTGTTCGACGTCGCGCAGCTGCCGCCCGACTGGACGCCGGGCTCGTTCGTCGAGGAGGCGATCGAGAAGATCCGCAACCAGATCGGGCCCGAGGCGCACGCGATCTGCGGGCTCTCGGGCGGCGTCGACTCGTCGGTCGCGGCGGTCCTCGTGTCACGCGCGATCGGAGATCGCCTGACGTGCATCTTCGTCGACAACGGCGTGCTCCGGAAGAACGAGGCCGCCGAGGTCGTGAAGATGTTCAAGGAGCAGGTCGCGATCGGCGATCACGGCGAGGGGCGCCTCAACCTCGTGCACGTCGACGCGAGCAAGCACTTCATGGACGCGCTGCACGGCGTCGAGGACCCCGAGCAGAAGCGCAAGATCATCGGGCGCGTGTTCATCGAGGTCTTCGAGCGCGAGGCCGCGAAGGTGAAGAACGCGACGCACCTCGTGCAGGGCACGCTCTATCCCGACGTGATCGAGAGCGTGTCGTTCAAGGGCCCGAGCGCGACGATCAAGACGCACCACAACGTCGGTGGTCTGCCCGAGCGCATGAACCTCAAGCTCTGCGAGCCGCTGCGCGAGCTCTTCAAGGACGAGGTGCGCGAGGTCGGCGCGTCGCTCGGCATGCCGCACCACGTGCTGTGGCGTCATCCGTTCCCCGGGCCCGGCCTCGCGATCCGCTGCCTCGGCGAGATCACGCAGGAGAAGCTCGACGTGCTGCGCGAAGCGGACGCGATCTTCATCGAGGAGCTGCGCGCGTCGGAGCTCTACGAGCAGGTGTGGCAGGCGTTCAGCGTGATCCTGCCCGTGCGCAGCGTCGGCGTGATGGGCGACGGGCGCACCTACGAGAACGTGCTCGCGCTGCGCGCCGTGACGTCGAAGGACGGCATGACCGCGGACTGGGCGCGCTTGCCGTACGAGTTCCTCGCGAAGGTCAGCTCGCGCATCATCAACGAGGTGCGCGGGATCAACCGCGTCGTCTACGACGTGTCGAGCAAGCCGCCGGCGACGATCGAGTGGGAGTGA